One genomic region from Anopheles bellator chromosome 2, idAnoBellAS_SP24_06.2, whole genome shotgun sequence encodes:
- the LOC131211711 gene encoding glutathione S-transferase 1-like: MLRPVIKPATATCDHSFKRYRPELTHALFASMDFYYSIISPPCQSVLLVARKLGITLNLKKTNVHDPAERDALTKLNPQHTIPTLVDNGHVVWESYAIVLYLVEKYGKDDKLYPKDPKVRSVINQRLFFDIGTLYKSIIAVVGPIVRKEQPSDELKEKMKQAVDLMELFVSKRSYAAADHLTVADLCLVGSINALSWMKYDLAAYPGIKAWMARVAAEVPHYAEVRKEADEATKEYMATRQ; encoded by the exons ATGTTGCGTCCAGTTATAaaaccggccacggccacttGCGACCATTCATTCAAACGCTATCGGCCAGAGTTAACTCACGCGTTGTTCGCCAGCATGGATTTCTACTACAGCATTATTTCCCCGCCCTGCCAAAGCGTCTTGTTGGTCGCTCGTAAACTGGGAATAACCTTGAACCTGAAGAAAACGAACGTGCACGATCCGGCTGAACGGGATGCTTTGACGAAG CTCAATCCGCAACATACGATTCCGACCCTTGTGGATAATGGTCACGTAGTGTGGGAGTCGTACGCCATCGTGCTGTATCTCGTGGAAAAGTACGGTAAGGATGACAAGCTCTACCCGAAAGATCCCAAGGTGCGATCCGTCATCAACCAGCGCCTGTTCTTCGACATTGGTACGCTGTACAAGAGCATCATTGCGGTCGTTGGACCTATAGTGAGGAAGGAGCAACCGTCCGATGAGCTGAAAGAGAAGATGAAGCAAGCGGTCGATCTGATGGAATTGTTCGTATCCAAACGCTCATACGCCGCTGCCGATCACCTCACGGTGGCCGATCTTTGCCTAGTGGGTTCGATTAACGCATTGAGCTGGATGAAGTACGATCTGGCAGCTTATCCTGGCATCAAAGCCTGGATGGCCAGAGTGGCAGCCGAAGTTCCACACTATGCCGAGGTCCGGAAGGAGGCTGATGAAGCTACCAAAGAGTATATGGCCACCCGTCAGTGA
- the LOC131207388 gene encoding glutathione S-transferase 1-like: MDLYYHIRSPPCQSVVFLAKHMGLELNYKTINVYDPNDLEILKKINPQHTIPTLVDNGHLVWESYAILIYLVEKYALDDSLYPFEPTERSVVNQRLFFDIGTLHGSMMSFLWFYIRKQPATDEVVTKLKRALDLLNTFLQDHPYVAGQKLTIADFPLFVSVSSLSWGQYDFTPYPRIESWAAKMAKHIPELETMRKKADEGIKALIASRAGQSTK, from the exons ATGGATCTCTACTACCACATCCGGTCACCGCCGTGTCAATCGGTTGTGTTTCTTGCCAAACACATGGGTCTCGAGTTAAACTACAAAACTATCAACGTGTACGACCCAAACGATTTGGAGATACTGAAGAAG ATTAACCCGCAGCACACCATTCCCACGCTAGTTGATAACGGGCACTTGGTGTGGGAATCGTATGCTATACTGATCTACTTAGTGGAGAAATATGCCTTGGATGATAGCCTCTATCCATTTGAACCAACCGAACGTTCGGTGGTCAATCAGCGACTTTTCTTCGACATCGGAACACTCCACGGCAGCATGATGTCCTTCCTTTGGTTCTACATCCGAAAACAGCCGGCCACGGACGAAGTGGTGACTAAATTGAAGCGCGCCCTCGACCTATTGAACACGTTTCTCCAGGATCATCCGTACGTGGCCGGGCAAAAGCTAACGATCGCCGATTTTCCTTTATTCGTTAGTGTTTCTTCACTGAGTTGGGGTCAGTACGATTTTACTCCCTATCCCAGAATAGAAAGTTGGGCAGCCAAGATGGCGAAGCATATTCCCGAGCTAGAGACGATGCGTAAAAAAGCAGACGAGGGAATTAAAGCGTTGATAGCATCGAGAGCTGGTCAAagcacaaaataa
- the LOC131207389 gene encoding glutathione S-transferase D5-like produces MPLDLYYNIIAPPCRVVLLFAKWLKLDVNLIEMDVLKRDHYKPEFVKLNPQHCIPTLVDGDIVVWESGAIVIYLAEKYGKDDTLYPKDIAQRAKVNQRLFYDMGTLLKSIHIYYQPILIGGEGRAEDLKKVQEAVAVLECFLQESRWLAGEHITVADFTTAVTVAALDGTLNFDLTMYPNVVRWYEQCKQELVGYTEITKEAAQRTQGFLDRFRTMRAAEQQQQQHFTELQTKQKPLPSTNNSQQDASSSLTVADEQSNGQ; encoded by the exons ATGCCTCTCGATCTGTACTACAACATCATCGCTCCGCCATGTCgagtggtgttgttgtttgcgaaGTGGTTAAAGCTCGATGTGAATCTCATCGAGATGGATGTACTGAAGCGTGATCACTACAAACCCGAATTCGTCAAG CTTAACCCTCAACACTGCATCCCGACACTGGTCGATGGAGACATCGTAGTTTGGGAGTCCGGTGCCATCGTTATTTATCTGGCCGAAAAGTACGGCAAGGACGACACTCTCTACCCGAAGGATATTGCACAGCGGGCAAAAGTTAATCAGCGCCTGTTCTACGACATGGGAACACTTTTGAAGAGTATTCACATCTACTACCAGCCAATACTGATCGGAGGGGAGGGCAGAGCCGAGGATCTCAAAAAAGTACAGGAGGCAGTGGCGGTCCTGGAGTGCTTCCTGCAGGAAagtcgctggctggctggggagCACATTACCGTGGCCGATTTCACCACAGCCGTTACGGTGGCGGCCTTGGACGGGACGCTTAACTTCGATCTCACCATGTATCCCAACGTGGTCCGATGGTACGAACAGTGCAAACAGGAGCTGGTGGGTTACACGGAAATAACGAAAGAGGCTGCCCAAAGGACGCAGGGCTTTCTGGATCGATTCCGGACCATGCGTGCCGcagaacagcagcaacaacagcacttTACAGAGCTTCAAACGAAGCAGAAACCACTCCCGAGCACAAATAACAGCCAACAGGATGCTAGCAGCTCTCTTACTGTAGCTGATGAACAAAGCAATGGCCAATGA
- the LOC131209615 gene encoding uncharacterized protein LOC131209615: protein MSEPVARPMKFPYTFSAKIAQFPIQHYFKNQWIWRYYFIAFGLSIPLFYKIHKMANSPANQAKWAEQKRKEHAEHH, encoded by the exons ATGTCGGAACCAGTTGCCCGTCCGATGAAGTTTCCGTACACCTTCTCGGCAAAGATAGCTCAGTTCCCGATCCAGCACTACTTCAAGAACCAATGGATTTGGCGCTACTACTTCATCGCGTTCGGTCTTTCCATTCCCCTGTTCTACAAAATTCATAAGATGG CCAACTCGCCAGCGAACCAAGCGAAATGGGCCGAACAGAAGAGGAAGGAGCATGCGGAACACCACTAG
- the LOC131212657 gene encoding kinesin-like protein Klp98A isoform X2, translated as MASLKVAVRVRPFNQREHELGAKLIVQMDGKKTRLLKPKLGTGNGVRVDLATRVAQDPFNDFTFDHSYWSVDERDAHFTHQETVFDDLGTEIVDCAFQGYNACVFAYGQTGSGKTFTMMGTAEAQGLIPRICRSLFSRMKLGQEEGTGFKTQCSYLEIYNERVKDLLGPSSAGHGLRVREHRTLGPYVENLSQHPVSDYAEIQNCMIQGNIQRTTASTNMNDTSSRSHAIFTITFVQARYLNGLPSETVSKIHLVDLAGSERANATGATGQRLKEGAHINKSLVTLGSVISALAEQTNPTNNKRVLYIPYRDSILTWLLKDSLGGNSKTIMIAAISPADINYSETLSTLRYANRAKNIINKPTINEDPNVKLIRELRDEIYKLKLMISSDTAALEPSLKVLEDLQKKEAQEKVLTEEWTEKWREAQSILREQKSLGLRKSGVGVVLDSEMPHLIGIHDDISTGVTLYSLKEGETSIGTEEAPYPQDIILNGIGIAPEHCRIVLSSGTATIYPNPNATCLLNASIIEVPTAISQGDILLLGRTNMFRYNNPAEAAKLRQESTQQQRSSRLDLSRLSLIAASRENLCASFISDEDGSPMSGGGSNAFAGLSYNSPQVSALRFRQYTPSRDDVELQDEHRKILQTIENALRQLNVERNRMHEQFKNKIKLCTEELERLERTRQDKLTILDSRISELMARREMVLWETSNEKSQASTELIQNAPQTEDYSEILLQISRSLDTYSQQYIREFIRRNRDEITKYENELSEKENLLSESTQKIAELDVKIHELEQQNRDLLQQRTQQELEQIQQKKLSLTLNLTHTNGSDTGEEGTEDESTANRALETCDTFHTANSDCSFVSALNTPALGSLNHLIPTPSSTEDGSTESDNADRDYEEATSNGGHELLGGGGMSDSGVSFETNKQNDGGTTLLTVGAGENGHGKLLIQSDDHCLLLATSSTPTSKYEGKKIPATATVIVTDRENGVEKVNQSLRMHRKSTDSEDDGNSHIKNSKMTESLSRLKISASNKSNGKSSSLRTEIFDIRHGIHPLRMSVSGSTRSGTDGSRNEEEHDDEDIGVDEDEGHRSRSSSIDNSSITSSTANLILCEMNHLRESIASKKAEIMKILETNGEKRLLDGKIGELQDLQKRIVQLELKIQDVEKSCLSDGEQLDSMRDIPGSFTDSDDSRVGNSCIYPTYVLSREQTSIYAPSVTRSLPSMDGTYRSEHLINIPTYIIRGAGKQTHYEYEVKINLPDERWTLLRRYSRFRELHLTMKKQYGDKIATIPFPRRELFASNTETVAKTRRRQLETYLRRLLVVCAKLPHCAIYEGEGRPGLTKQTLIEFHSFFKKGLFETGKHGTG; from the exons ATGGCGTCATTGAAAGTTGCAGTTCGAGTTCGGCCCTTCAACCAAAG GGAGCATGAACTTGGCGCAAAGCTCATTGTGCAGATGGATGGCAAGAAGACCCGGCTGTTAAAACCGAAACTTGGCACAGGCAATGGCGTCCGAGTGGATCTGGCAACGAGAGTGGCCCAGGACCCGTTTAATGACTTCACGTTTGACCACTCGTACTGGTCCGTGGACGAACGCGATGCCCACTTTACTCACCAGGAGACCGTGTTCGACGATCTGGGCACGGAGATCGTCGACTGTGCCTTCCAGGGGTACAATGCTTGCGTCTTTGCTTACGGTCAAACAGGCAGTGGCAAAACGTTCACCATGATGGGTACAGCCGAGGCGCAGGGCTTGATTCCGCGAATATGTCGCTCGCTGTTTTCGCGCATGAAGCTCGGCCAAGAGGAAGGCACGGGCTTCAAGACACAGTGCTCGTACTTGGAGATCTACAACGAGCGGGTGAAGGATTTGCTTGGGCCAAGCAGTGCCGGACATGGATTGCGGGTGCGCGAACACCGAACACTTGGGCCCTACGTCGAAAATCTGTCCCAACATCCGGTATCGGACTACGCGGAAATTCAGAACTGCATGATCCAGGGCAACATCCAGCGGACGACAGCCAGCACCAACATGAACGacaccagcagccggagccACGCAATCTTCACGATAACGTTCGTCCAGGCACGCTACCTTAACGGGCTGCCGAGCGAAACGGTTTCTAAAATTCATCTGGTCGATCTAGCTGGCAGCGAGCGTGCCAACGCCACGGGTGCTACGGGCCAGCGGCTCAAAGAAGGTGCCCACATTAACAAGTCGCTGGTGACGCTCGGCAGCGTCATTTCGGCGCTCGCTGAGCAGACGAACCCGACCAACAACAAGCGCGTGCTGTACATACCGTACCGTGATTCCATCCTGACCTGGCTGTTGAAGGACAGTCTGGGTGGTAACAGCAAAACCATTATGATTGCAGCCATTTCGCCTGCCGATATCAACTACAGCGAAACGTTGAGCACGCTGCGTTACGCGAATCGTGCCAAGAACATCATCAATAAGCCGACGATCAACGAAGATCCGAACGTGAAACTGATCCGTGAGCTGCGCGACGAAATCTACAAGCTGAAGTTGATGATCTCGAGCGACACGGCCGCATTGGAACCATCGCTAAAGGTGCTGGAGGACTTGCAGAAGAAGGAAGCCCAGGAGAAGGTGCTGACCGAGGAGTGGACGGAAAAGTGGCGCGAAGCACAGTCCATATTGCGCGAGCAGAAATCACTTGGTTTGCGCAAGTCGGGCGTCGGAGTGGTGCTCGACTCGGAAATGCCTCATCTGATCGGTATCCACGACGATATCAGTACCGGAGTGACGCTTTACAGTCTGAAGGAGGGCGAAACGTCGATCGGCACCGAAGAAGCACCGTACCCGCAGGACATCATACTAAACGGCATCGGCATTGCGCCTGAGCACTGTCGAATCGTGCTTTCGAGTGGAACGGCCACGATCTATCCGAACCCGAACGCCACTTGTCTGCTGAACGCGTCCATCATCGAGGTTCCAACTGCGATCAGCCAAGGAGACATACTGCTACTGGGCCGAACGAACATGTTCCGCTACAACAACCCTGCGGAAGCGGCCAAACTGCGACAGGAGAGTACCCAACAACAGCGCTCCTCGCGGCTCGACCTTTCGCGGCTGTCGCTAATTGCTGCTTCGCGGGAGAACCTTTGCGCAAGCTTCATCAGTGATGAGGACGGTTCGCCAATGTCCGGTGGTGGTAGCAACGCCTTTGCTGGTCTTTCTTATAACTCGCCCCAGGTCTCGGCCCTGCGCTTCCGCCAGTACACACCGAGCCGGGATGATGTGGAGCTGCAGGATGAGCACCGAAAGATATTGCAAACTATCGAGAATGCGCTGCGTCAGTTAAACGTGGAACGCAACCGGATGCACGAACAGTTCAAGAATAAGATTAAGCTGTGCACCGAAGAGCTGGAGCGGCTGGAGCGAACACGACAGGACAAGCTGACAATATTGGACAGTCGCATCAGCGAGTTGATGGCTCGCCGAGAGATGGTCCTGTGGGAAACGAGCAATGAGAAGTCGCAA GCAAGTACGGAACTGATACAAAATGCGCCACAAACGGAAGACTATTCGGAAATATTGCTTCAGATATCGCGGTCGCTTGACACCTACTCGCAGCAGTACATACGGGAGTTCATTCGTCGTAAC CGCGATGAAATTACTAAGTACGAGAATGAGCTgagtgaaaaggaaaatctGTTGTCCGAAAGCACACAGAAGATCGCAGAGTTGGACGTGAAGATTCATGAGCTGGAGCAGCAAAACAGAGACTTATTACAACAGCGAACACAGCAAGAATTGGAACAAATTCAACAAAAGAAGCTTTC ATTGACTCTCAACCTTACGCACACCAATGGAAGTGACACTGGCGAAGAGGGAACCGAAGATGAATCGACGGCCAACCGTGCGCTAGAAACCTGTGATACCTTTCATACGGCCAACTCGGACTGTTCGTTCGTATCGGCCCTTAACACACCCGCCTTGGGCTCGTTGAACCATCTCATCCCGACACCCAGCTCAACGGAGGACGGAAGCACGGAATCGGACAACGCCGACCGGGACTATGAGGAAGCCACTTCGAACGGAGGACATGAGttgctcggtggcggcggtatGAGTGACAGTGGAGTTAGTTTcgaaaccaacaaacaaaacgatggcgGGACAACATTGCTGACGGTCGGCGCGGGTGAGAATGGTCACGGGAAGTTGCTGATCCAATCGGACGACCACTGTCTACTGCTTGCCACTTCCTCGACTCCAACCTCCAAGTATGAGGGGAAGAAAATCCCTGCGACAGCCACTGTTATCGTCACCGATCGTGAGAACGGAGTAGAAAAGGTAAATCAATCGCTACGAATGCATCGTAAATCGACCGATTCGGAGGATGATGGCAATTCTCACATCAAAAACTCCAAAATGACGGAAAGTTTGAGTCGTTTGAAGATTTCGGCATCCAACAAGAGCAATGGGAAGAGTAGTAGCTTGCGTACCGAAATATTCGACATCCGCCATGGGATACATCCGCTGCGTATGAGCGTGAGTGGCAGCACGCGCAGCGGCACCGACGGTAGCCGTAACGAGGAagaacacgacgacgaagataTAGGagtcgacgaggacgaggggCACCGATCACGCAGTTCATCGATCGACAACAGTTCCATCACATCGTCAACGGCCAATCTGATCCTTTGCGAGATGAACCACCTGCGCGAAAGCATCGCCAGTAAAAAGGCAGAGATTATGAAAATTCTGGAAACAAATGGCGAAAAGAGGCTGCTCGATGGCAAGATTGGCGAGCTACAGGATCTACAGAAGCGTATCGTGCAGCTAGAGTTGAAGATACAGGACGTCGAGAAGAGCTGCCTATCGGACGGTGAGCAATTGGATTCGATGCGTGACATTCCCGGGAGCTTTACCGATAGCGATGACAGCCGGGTCGGAAATTCGTGCATCTATCCGACCTACGTGTTATCAAGAGAACAAACCAGCATTTACGCTCCTAGCGTCACGCGCTCGCTGCCGTCCATGGATGGAACATATC GTTCGGAACATCTGATCAACATCCCGACGTACATCATACGGGGTGCAGGAAAGCAGACGCACTACGAGTACGAAGTTAAGATCAATCTTCCGGACGAACGATGGACACTGTTGCGGCGGTACAGTCGTTTTCGCGAGCTGCATCTGACAATGAAAAAGCAATACGGTGACAAG ATTGCCACGATTCCTTTCCCTCGGCGAGAGCTGTTTGCCTCCAACACAGAAACGGTAGCAAAGACGAGACGGCGTCAACTGGAAACGTACCTTCGGAGactgttggtggtgtgcgcCAAACTACCACACTGTGCGATCTACGAGGGCGAAGGTCGCCCTGGGTTGACCAAGCAAACGCTCATCGAGTTTCATTCCTTCTTCAAGAAGGGCCTCTTTGAAACGGGCAAGCATGGCACGGGTTGA
- the LOC131212657 gene encoding kinesin-like protein Klp98A isoform X1, whose protein sequence is MASLKVAVRVRPFNQREHELGAKLIVQMDGKKTRLLKPKLGTGNGVRVDLATRVAQDPFNDFTFDHSYWSVDERDAHFTHQETVFDDLGTEIVDCAFQGYNACVFAYGQTGSGKTFTMMGTAEAQGLIPRICRSLFSRMKLGQEEGTGFKTQCSYLEIYNERVKDLLGPSSAGHGLRVREHRTLGPYVENLSQHPVSDYAEIQNCMIQGNIQRTTASTNMNDTSSRSHAIFTITFVQARYLNGLPSETVSKIHLVDLAGSERANATGATGQRLKEGAHINKSLVTLGSVISALAEQTNPTNNKRVLYIPYRDSILTWLLKDSLGGNSKTIMIAAISPADINYSETLSTLRYANRAKNIINKPTINEDPNVKLIRELRDEIYKLKLMISSDTAALEPSLKVLEDLQKKEAQEKVLTEEWTEKWREAQSILREQKSLGLRKSGVGVVLDSEMPHLIGIHDDISTGVTLYSLKEGETSIGTEEAPYPQDIILNGIGIAPEHCRIVLSSGTATIYPNPNATCLLNASIIEVPTAISQGDILLLGRTNMFRYNNPAEAAKLRQESTQQQRSSRLDLSRLSLIAASRENLCASFISDEDGSPMSGGGSNAFAGLSYNSPQVSALRFRQYTPSRDDVELQDEHRKILQTIENALRQLNVERNRMHEQFKNKIKLCTEELERLERTRQDKLTILDSRISELMARREMVLWETSNEKSQVDILVRQLAALQTQLDTKKRDFYEYVAKELQELQDCGRLDEASTELIQNAPQTEDYSEILLQISRSLDTYSQQYIREFIRRNRDEITKYENELSEKENLLSESTQKIAELDVKIHELEQQNRDLLQQRTQQELEQIQQKKLSLTLNLTHTNGSDTGEEGTEDESTANRALETCDTFHTANSDCSFVSALNTPALGSLNHLIPTPSSTEDGSTESDNADRDYEEATSNGGHELLGGGGMSDSGVSFETNKQNDGGTTLLTVGAGENGHGKLLIQSDDHCLLLATSSTPTSKYEGKKIPATATVIVTDRENGVEKVNQSLRMHRKSTDSEDDGNSHIKNSKMTESLSRLKISASNKSNGKSSSLRTEIFDIRHGIHPLRMSVSGSTRSGTDGSRNEEEHDDEDIGVDEDEGHRSRSSSIDNSSITSSTANLILCEMNHLRESIASKKAEIMKILETNGEKRLLDGKIGELQDLQKRIVQLELKIQDVEKSCLSDGEQLDSMRDIPGSFTDSDDSRVGNSCIYPTYVLSREQTSIYAPSVTRSLPSMDGTYRSEHLINIPTYIIRGAGKQTHYEYEVKINLPDERWTLLRRYSRFRELHLTMKKQYGDKIATIPFPRRELFASNTETVAKTRRRQLETYLRRLLVVCAKLPHCAIYEGEGRPGLTKQTLIEFHSFFKKGLFETGKHGTG, encoded by the exons ATGGCGTCATTGAAAGTTGCAGTTCGAGTTCGGCCCTTCAACCAAAG GGAGCATGAACTTGGCGCAAAGCTCATTGTGCAGATGGATGGCAAGAAGACCCGGCTGTTAAAACCGAAACTTGGCACAGGCAATGGCGTCCGAGTGGATCTGGCAACGAGAGTGGCCCAGGACCCGTTTAATGACTTCACGTTTGACCACTCGTACTGGTCCGTGGACGAACGCGATGCCCACTTTACTCACCAGGAGACCGTGTTCGACGATCTGGGCACGGAGATCGTCGACTGTGCCTTCCAGGGGTACAATGCTTGCGTCTTTGCTTACGGTCAAACAGGCAGTGGCAAAACGTTCACCATGATGGGTACAGCCGAGGCGCAGGGCTTGATTCCGCGAATATGTCGCTCGCTGTTTTCGCGCATGAAGCTCGGCCAAGAGGAAGGCACGGGCTTCAAGACACAGTGCTCGTACTTGGAGATCTACAACGAGCGGGTGAAGGATTTGCTTGGGCCAAGCAGTGCCGGACATGGATTGCGGGTGCGCGAACACCGAACACTTGGGCCCTACGTCGAAAATCTGTCCCAACATCCGGTATCGGACTACGCGGAAATTCAGAACTGCATGATCCAGGGCAACATCCAGCGGACGACAGCCAGCACCAACATGAACGacaccagcagccggagccACGCAATCTTCACGATAACGTTCGTCCAGGCACGCTACCTTAACGGGCTGCCGAGCGAAACGGTTTCTAAAATTCATCTGGTCGATCTAGCTGGCAGCGAGCGTGCCAACGCCACGGGTGCTACGGGCCAGCGGCTCAAAGAAGGTGCCCACATTAACAAGTCGCTGGTGACGCTCGGCAGCGTCATTTCGGCGCTCGCTGAGCAGACGAACCCGACCAACAACAAGCGCGTGCTGTACATACCGTACCGTGATTCCATCCTGACCTGGCTGTTGAAGGACAGTCTGGGTGGTAACAGCAAAACCATTATGATTGCAGCCATTTCGCCTGCCGATATCAACTACAGCGAAACGTTGAGCACGCTGCGTTACGCGAATCGTGCCAAGAACATCATCAATAAGCCGACGATCAACGAAGATCCGAACGTGAAACTGATCCGTGAGCTGCGCGACGAAATCTACAAGCTGAAGTTGATGATCTCGAGCGACACGGCCGCATTGGAACCATCGCTAAAGGTGCTGGAGGACTTGCAGAAGAAGGAAGCCCAGGAGAAGGTGCTGACCGAGGAGTGGACGGAAAAGTGGCGCGAAGCACAGTCCATATTGCGCGAGCAGAAATCACTTGGTTTGCGCAAGTCGGGCGTCGGAGTGGTGCTCGACTCGGAAATGCCTCATCTGATCGGTATCCACGACGATATCAGTACCGGAGTGACGCTTTACAGTCTGAAGGAGGGCGAAACGTCGATCGGCACCGAAGAAGCACCGTACCCGCAGGACATCATACTAAACGGCATCGGCATTGCGCCTGAGCACTGTCGAATCGTGCTTTCGAGTGGAACGGCCACGATCTATCCGAACCCGAACGCCACTTGTCTGCTGAACGCGTCCATCATCGAGGTTCCAACTGCGATCAGCCAAGGAGACATACTGCTACTGGGCCGAACGAACATGTTCCGCTACAACAACCCTGCGGAAGCGGCCAAACTGCGACAGGAGAGTACCCAACAACAGCGCTCCTCGCGGCTCGACCTTTCGCGGCTGTCGCTAATTGCTGCTTCGCGGGAGAACCTTTGCGCAAGCTTCATCAGTGATGAGGACGGTTCGCCAATGTCCGGTGGTGGTAGCAACGCCTTTGCTGGTCTTTCTTATAACTCGCCCCAGGTCTCGGCCCTGCGCTTCCGCCAGTACACACCGAGCCGGGATGATGTGGAGCTGCAGGATGAGCACCGAAAGATATTGCAAACTATCGAGAATGCGCTGCGTCAGTTAAACGTGGAACGCAACCGGATGCACGAACAGTTCAAGAATAAGATTAAGCTGTGCACCGAAGAGCTGGAGCGGCTGGAGCGAACACGACAGGACAAGCTGACAATATTGGACAGTCGCATCAGCGAGTTGATGGCTCGCCGAGAGATGGTCCTGTGGGAAACGAGCAATGAGAAGTCGCAA GTAGACATTTTAGTGCGGCAATTGGCGGCCCTTCAGACGCAGCTCGACACGAAGAAGCGTGACTTCTATGAGTATGTTGCCAAAGAGCTACAGGAGCTGCAGGACTGCGGCCGGTTGGACGAG GCAAGTACGGAACTGATACAAAATGCGCCACAAACGGAAGACTATTCGGAAATATTGCTTCAGATATCGCGGTCGCTTGACACCTACTCGCAGCAGTACATACGGGAGTTCATTCGTCGTAAC CGCGATGAAATTACTAAGTACGAGAATGAGCTgagtgaaaaggaaaatctGTTGTCCGAAAGCACACAGAAGATCGCAGAGTTGGACGTGAAGATTCATGAGCTGGAGCAGCAAAACAGAGACTTATTACAACAGCGAACACAGCAAGAATTGGAACAAATTCAACAAAAGAAGCTTTC ATTGACTCTCAACCTTACGCACACCAATGGAAGTGACACTGGCGAAGAGGGAACCGAAGATGAATCGACGGCCAACCGTGCGCTAGAAACCTGTGATACCTTTCATACGGCCAACTCGGACTGTTCGTTCGTATCGGCCCTTAACACACCCGCCTTGGGCTCGTTGAACCATCTCATCCCGACACCCAGCTCAACGGAGGACGGAAGCACGGAATCGGACAACGCCGACCGGGACTATGAGGAAGCCACTTCGAACGGAGGACATGAGttgctcggtggcggcggtatGAGTGACAGTGGAGTTAGTTTcgaaaccaacaaacaaaacgatggcgGGACAACATTGCTGACGGTCGGCGCGGGTGAGAATGGTCACGGGAAGTTGCTGATCCAATCGGACGACCACTGTCTACTGCTTGCCACTTCCTCGACTCCAACCTCCAAGTATGAGGGGAAGAAAATCCCTGCGACAGCCACTGTTATCGTCACCGATCGTGAGAACGGAGTAGAAAAGGTAAATCAATCGCTACGAATGCATCGTAAATCGACCGATTCGGAGGATGATGGCAATTCTCACATCAAAAACTCCAAAATGACGGAAAGTTTGAGTCGTTTGAAGATTTCGGCATCCAACAAGAGCAATGGGAAGAGTAGTAGCTTGCGTACCGAAATATTCGACATCCGCCATGGGATACATCCGCTGCGTATGAGCGTGAGTGGCAGCACGCGCAGCGGCACCGACGGTAGCCGTAACGAGGAagaacacgacgacgaagataTAGGagtcgacgaggacgaggggCACCGATCACGCAGTTCATCGATCGACAACAGTTCCATCACATCGTCAACGGCCAATCTGATCCTTTGCGAGATGAACCACCTGCGCGAAAGCATCGCCAGTAAAAAGGCAGAGATTATGAAAATTCTGGAAACAAATGGCGAAAAGAGGCTGCTCGATGGCAAGATTGGCGAGCTACAGGATCTACAGAAGCGTATCGTGCAGCTAGAGTTGAAGATACAGGACGTCGAGAAGAGCTGCCTATCGGACGGTGAGCAATTGGATTCGATGCGTGACATTCCCGGGAGCTTTACCGATAGCGATGACAGCCGGGTCGGAAATTCGTGCATCTATCCGACCTACGTGTTATCAAGAGAACAAACCAGCATTTACGCTCCTAGCGTCACGCGCTCGCTGCCGTCCATGGATGGAACATATC GTTCGGAACATCTGATCAACATCCCGACGTACATCATACGGGGTGCAGGAAAGCAGACGCACTACGAGTACGAAGTTAAGATCAATCTTCCGGACGAACGATGGACACTGTTGCGGCGGTACAGTCGTTTTCGCGAGCTGCATCTGACAATGAAAAAGCAATACGGTGACAAG ATTGCCACGATTCCTTTCCCTCGGCGAGAGCTGTTTGCCTCCAACACAGAAACGGTAGCAAAGACGAGACGGCGTCAACTGGAAACGTACCTTCGGAGactgttggtggtgtgcgcCAAACTACCACACTGTGCGATCTACGAGGGCGAAGGTCGCCCTGGGTTGACCAAGCAAACGCTCATCGAGTTTCATTCCTTCTTCAAGAAGGGCCTCTTTGAAACGGGCAAGCATGGCACGGGTTGA